A region of the Dreissena polymorpha isolate Duluth1 chromosome 6, UMN_Dpol_1.0, whole genome shotgun sequence genome:
ACACTTACAAGACACTTCTGTACCCGCTTTATCAAAAAGACACAAACAAGCCACTAAAACGATTAAAATGACAAATAATACTCTACAAAATGTAGCTAAAGAAATCGAGACTTTAACCAATTTCGTCTCAAAGCTTAAACAGCGAATTGGTACGTTCGAGACACTAAATATTTCATCTTCAGAAATTGAGACAAATCTTACATTTCTTGAAAATAGATTATCGATAATGAAGCAGCATTATATAAATGTACAAGAAATAGTGGATAAATTTGAAAAGGATTTAAACACGTATAATGGACAAGGCGAAAACATAACTATAGATGATGTGAATTCCAATTTAACATCGTTTAACAAGACATTAGAAATGGTAGAATCAGTGTTATCCAAAATCGATTTAGAAGCTTTTGAGATTGATGATCATCTATTTTCATTAAATGCAACAATGAAAAATACTAATGATGCCTTAGATGTCTTTGAAGAACAATTAAAAAGGTCTAATAAACAAGAAGAAATTATTAGAGAAATCGGTGTTAAAATTGAACAAACAACAAACACTATTGAATACATGCGTGATTCAGTGAAACGTTTGAATCAATCATACAGTAACATGCAAGTAGtgtataaaaatgttcttgacaCTGCTAAAAACAACActattgttaaatcattattacTTGCAGCTGAAGAGAACATCGATGAACTCAGTGATCTGTTGGACATagtaaaacaacaatataatacGAATCTTGTTGACTTTTCGAACATGAATGAGACTCTGTTACGAAGTATTTCCACGTACGCTGAACTAATTGATACTCTTACCGCGGTGCAAAAATTGGATGAGCAGCTTCGTTCATCGATTAACGAAATAGAACATCAGGTGCTGAATGCAGCCAATGaaacttcaaggtcaaacaatTCCATTACACATCTCACAACAGTTATGGATAACCTCAATACCTCTTTGCACCAGGAACAAGTAAAATATGACTTTTTGCAAAACAATTATGGGAATCTAACAACAAAGTTGGATGGTTTAAAAAGTCCAATGGAAAATGCAAACGCAACCATAAATAACATGAAAGACTTAGTGGCGAAGACTGATTCATCAATAAACAAATTAGCCCAACGCTTTAAAACGTTTAACAATATACTTATTCCGATTAATACTACAAAGGCAGAACTTGGGCTTCTAGATGAAAGCATCAGAAATTCCTCCGGCCTATTAAATTCGCTGATGGCCGACTACAATTTAGTAAGGACAAATATAAGCGAACTAACCGATAAGACCAAAAATATTTCCGAAGTAATGGAGACATACGACGCTATGAACGGAACGCTCGATGATATCATACACAATTTGACAGATATTAATGCATCGCTTACCAACGTCGAAACGCAAGCCAATTTATTAACATTGCAATCTCAAAATATAGAAAGAAGACTTGatcattttgataaactttttaacaaaacatcGGGTTTCAAAGAAAAAGTAACGGATATAGGCAATGCTGTTAACAGTTCAAATACTCATATTGAACAGATTTCTCAATATATTACAAACTCATTAGAGAAATTGACAGCAATGAAGGTAATGTACAAATCGATACATAATAAAACCATCCAAAATGATCTGGACGAATTACTGAAAAATATGTCTTCCCAAAGCGATATGATAAATATATTCAGAAACAATCAAACAAAGATATCCGATGATTTTTATGAAATAGAATCGGTTTATAAGGATGTGCTGAGAAATATGCAGCAGCCAATAGAAGCATTAGACAAATTTGATAACATTTTGTCTATCACAAATGATTCCTTATCAAACCTAAGCAAAGATATCGACAGTCTAATTGTTTCAAAAACTGACTTACAGCTCCAAACTGAAACGACAGGACCTATAATTGCAGATTTGGAGAAACGGATTCAACAACTGAATGAAACTATGCAAAAGGAACAAGTCAAACGCGACTTTATAACAGTAATGTATCCTATAATGCTCTCTCAATTAAACAACATGTCGAGGTCATATGAAGGCATTAACGCAACTTTAATTCACGTAGAAAATGTAATAACCATCACTGAAACACATCTCAATAGTGTTACAACTAGAATAAATGGGATAAACGCCATTCAGATTCCTGTGAACGACGAAGAACATCTAATGAATATGACGAAACAGGTACAGAtcaataatacaaacatttataaCACCATTACAGACCGGTTAAAAGCCCTCAATATAGAAAGATTAAAGGACACGTCATTAACTATGGATGAATTACAGTCTTTATATGATGACTTCCAAAACGAAAGTAATACAATTCGAGATGCCTTTGacaaaataaaagataatgtattttttgttgaaaagacGACACGGCTGGTGAATGAAACAGTGACAGATGTTAACAAAACACTAGATAATTTTATGGAAATGGAAAAAGTTTTTGAATCGGTCATTAACGTTAATGACAAGTTGGAAGTTAATTTTAGCCAAACAAATCAAGTAATTAATAATTTATCTAACGAAATAAATAGCATATATGAACTGTTCAACACAATGGTAAACAAATTCCAACACCTAAATGACAGCAAAATACTTAGTGCAAAAGACGCCATTCGTATTATATTGGAGGAAGAGACATCTCGCATCAATACGTTAAAACAATCCATGCAAGCGTTACAATCAAACAAAAGTGCCATCAATTCAACCATTCGTGACTTGGACCAAACGTTATACGCAACCAAAATGGTTTTGGAACAATTGAAGGACCATATATTGAATGTCAACGCAACTGCGCCTGGTGTGGTTAATTCATTGGTTGATGCGAGTCAGGCAAGTAGTGATTTGAATAGCTCTGCACATGATATAATTCCACAGCTTCATTATTTGCTGACAAAAGTCAAAGCACTTAACATTGAACTTGAGGTGGAGCAGGAAAAGATAGAGTTCCTACGAAAGAACAAACCAATGTTATCGGAACGATTAAAATATATCACAGACAATTTAGAGtccacaaataaaaatataactttgGTCGATGTAAACTTATCCGATCTTAAGATCTACATTCGAAATGTCGGAGAACGATTGGCTACTTTCAAACAGCTTGATATCACAACTTCGCATGAAATGGATAAATGGACTGTGCTGCATTCGAAAAAAGAGAATTTATTGAAGACATTTTCTGATATAAGCAATTCATTCAGAAATGTCTCCAATGCTATGAAGAGTCTAGATGAGAAAAACAACACGATTGACGACTTAAAAACTGTGTTAAGTACTATTAATCGTACGatatcaaatattgaaaaaaaacactataacttAAATAGAAATTTGACCTCTATTAAAGTGGAGGCCCATGAAACCAACACTACATTGAAAGGTTTATGGAAATCTATGGACAATTATAGCGGTCTCCTAAAGTTTACCAATGATACAGGATTCAAAATACAACAATTGAATAATACAAAAGACTATATCGATAACGCGTTTAATTCCATTGGAAAATTTactaaacaaataaatgtttcttTATCAGAAATGAACGCAGCTTATAAACCATTACAAAATGACGAGTGGAAAGacaattatacattatttatgaaACAATTAGAATCTGAGTTTCAGTCAGTGAAACTACGAAATGAAACCTTCCTGCCAATCGCTTTTCGAacagaaaataacaataaattgtaCGAATCAGTAAAATCATTTTTGGATACAGAGCGTCTCAATCGTGAAAATATAACACCTAGCACAATTGACATGAATAACAAACttgaaattgcaaataaaaatggGACCGCTTTGGAACCAGATTTGGCAGCGATAAAACTTCAAGTAGAAAGCCACGTGGAACGAGGAACGAAGCTTCAAGAACAAATAACGAGACTTAATGCCACTTTAAAAGAAGAACTGGATAAATTCGAGTTCTTAAATGCGACTTTAGTCCCAACACAATTTAAATTCAATGCCACCTGCGAAACTGTTCCAGGAAAATACACGGAACGTCAATTATTTCACTAATCAGTTGAACGAACTGGTACGAATTATCAACAAAATCAAACAGAAAATGACGGATTTTGGACTTCAGGATGCAGACAACTCAATAAAGCAATGGGATGAGATGATAACTAAACTCAATAATACACTACGACCAATGGTTGACAACGATTATAAAATGGAAAATCAACTAAAACAGTTGGAAAAGGaactttttaaagaaacaaaacattaCTCGCAATCTGAATcgttaataaaattgaaagaacGATTTGAAGGCTATAACAGAACATTGGACGCTGTGAAAACATCTACACATGACATTAATATAACGCTAGCAAACAGTGCTAAAGATGCCATCAAGGTATTTGAACAACTGACTGAAAGAGATACCATCTTGACGACGACGCCAGCAACTACCACGCCATCCGGTCCTCCTGATTGTAAgttgattttattaatatgtgCATGTTCATAAAAGAGCCTATTGATCTTAAACTAAGGATCCCATTGCGGAAAATATGACCTTTTATTTTGCAAAATGCAACAaagacaaaatataacacataACAGGTTCATGTTTACTGACATTGTTTACCTTGTTGTCAATGACGAACATGACCTGTTTTATCCATGTCATTGTGTTGAAACATAACATATACACAAACTTATCATAAATTATTATAACTTGATCTACTTTTTCAAACGCTTTTGTTTGTGTAGTATATATCGCGTGGGTTTTCAGGGCTTTCGTTCACAAGTTCGGGCACTGGTACCATTGGAAAAGACGCCGGGTTTGTTAAAATGCTCTGTCGGCGATTTTTCACAATGGGACGATGATGAAAATTAGTCGAATTGGCGCTGATGGTCATGAGATTTCCCGTTGCTACATGGACGTATGGAGACGGTGGGTAgtttgtgtttaataatttgtGAATGTACCGTGTTTGTTTAATACTAATCATATGTCCCTGTGTATAAAAATCGCACATTTAAAAGCCCTAATCAGTAGAAAACACTTGTGAAAGTGTATTTCacgttaatattatttttacatgaaatagttTTCTCTCTTACATATAgatattgtgtttatataaacGTGCACATTTGGTTTATTAAGGAAAAGATTCAGGAAATAGGGCCTTGAAGcgtgtattttcatttttacaagtAATTTTTCGCAAACTTAAGCCAACACATTTATTTGAACGAGCAATcatacataacattaattaactgCCTTTAATTAGTAACATAAATCAAAGTTTGttaatgttaacaaaataattatcgaACACCATTACGCCGATACCAACACATTCACACGTATTTGTTGAAGAACGAAAAATTGTGTTGATGTGTCTTATGAACGAATTTGCACATAATACTAATGTGTTTCCACTACTCagacagaaaataatgtttaatactgGTACTTTTTCGTCTGAAATGTATTTTAGTAGTTTTTATACATCagtgttttgtatattttgaaaGTAGATCATATATGCTCGCTATGATGGTGACTTAGGTTCTTAGAAACAAAAGAGTCTtgttccgagaaaactgggcataatgcatgtgcataaagtgtcgtcccagattagcctgtgcaatctgcacaggctaatcagggacgacactttccgcttttatgacatttttcgttaaaatgaagtatctacttagcaaaaatacaatttaggcggaaacgtgtcgtccctgattagcctgtgcgaattgcacaggctaatctgggacgacactttacgcacatgcattatgcccagttttctcagaacgcgactcaaactAACATCTTGAATACACGCATACACTATGGATTGCTATATTCGAAGATTGAACGTAAAATGAGTGTATATAAAGGTCGCGATTATTTGATAAGAACAATGTTAATATGGTCATGTTAATTTGCATAATGACGATAAACTGTTTAATAATGTTAGTGCTACAACGAGCGTGCGCAACAGATTGGTACAAAAAAGCAATAGTATCACAATCAAGGGATTACTGAAAATTTCGTCGAAGCTAATAATCAGAAGACGTTTATAaccccatttatgcctggtgtattctcccatccttctaaattggatcaatatatttccaaaattaggtatgtctagtatatttatttctatatttagaatatttcttacataaattccttttagcaaacagcggcgtctcatctgggcctacgctgtttgccaaggcctgttttatagacgctaggcataaatgaattAAGATGTGTATTATGATGTTTATAAACAACATATGATTATATACTCTATGGTTTCAAATTAAATGTGAAGTAAGCATTTTATAGAACAAAGTCTTGTAATATACGCGTGTGTATTGTCTACTGCAATGGCTCACTGTTTGGTATTGTTTACATGCATTAAATAAAGTACCGCATTGTATAAAAAGGTTTCTTTTCTATTGGCTGCAGCTAAACATTCAATGTATGTGTCTTTGGGATTTTAACTGATTCAACTGGTTTTCCAAATTCGTAATTTATGTTTTAGTTCCAAAATTTAAAAAGGACAGGCGAATCCAGGTAAAGAAAACAGAGGACGCAAATGGGGGTAGCCTGGAAGTGTCAATCAAGTCGCTGCAGTGTGCTGACCAAGGAACATACTTCTGCGCCATAGACACGTACAAGATGTGGCCTTTAAAGGCATCGATAAGCATAATAAGTAAGTTTATCTTACAGGATACTACAGGTCGTGGCCTTTAAATGCAACGATAAACgtaattaacccatgtatgcctagtggactctcccatccttctaaattggattaattcaTTTCCAAagatagggatgtctagtatatttatttctatactagtattagaatattacttactgaaattgctttaagcaaacagcgtagacccagatgagacgccgcatcatgcggcgtctcatatgggtctacgctgtttgcaaagtccttttttcaggacgttaggcataaatgggttaattaaatgCAACGATAAACGTAATTAATAAGTTTATCTTTCATGTTACTACAGGATTTGGACTTTACATGCAACGATAAGCGTTTTCAGTGTAAGTTTATCTTACAGGTTAATATTACCGTCATGTAGTAGCATATATAAATTGCAGTATGCGTAATCAAGAATTGATGCAAAAGACACCTGTCATATTGCCTCCAGTTGATGAGAATACAAAGGTTTTCTCTTGCTTTTCCTCATTTCATTACGTGTACTTTGTTTTACTTGTATTTCAGtggtattttgcaaaaaaaatctcTTAATACGATAATGATCTTTACCTTTAGCCCCGCCAGAGGACAGTCTGCGGCCCAGTTTTCCTACGGAAGTGTTCGAGGACAAGGTCGCCAATTTCTCGTGCTCAGGACAGCCTGGATATCCTAGTGGGAAGCTCGTGTGGAAAATCAAACACGAGAAGGACGCCGATTTCAAACAATATGACTTCTACAGGTATTGGAAATAAGAATGTTCATCTCTATATTCTTCCACCTGTTTTTTTTCAGAACCTGCGCttgaaacaatatttataaaaaaaaaaaaaaaagacacgTACTTTTATGAAACATCTAtgtttatttccaaaaaaaaacaacatgttgttACTGTTAATTTGTCAAAATATGAGAAAAGCAATTTCAAAGTTTGACCATACCCATGTACAAGGTTAATAATCATTTACAGTTTCAAAACATTCTTTGAGTCTAAATGATGTATTATACAAATGCATTTTACAAAATTATCCCTTGAAATTGATGTTTTGTATGCATTACTTCATGttatgtatgtgtttttgttattagtccattgttattgttattgatgcTGCACTTGATGTTCGCATACTCGaaggaaatgattaaatattgacttgtgtgtgttttgataatatttgctCTCATTTCAGCGCGAGATCTAATGTATCAGACGTTAATTGCATACGATCAGAGACAAACACTGTAGAGTACCAATTTGATATGGCGTGGAATAACACAAAGATACGCTGCTACATTGACAACACGGACTACTTCGGCGAAGGCGTTATTCGTCTCCTTCCATGTGAGTAGTTTAAAGACTACTTTGGCGAAAGAGTTATTCTGTTTTTCCATGTAAGTTATTTTAGAACTACTTAAGCTAAGGCGTTATTCGGCTCATTCCGTGTAGTTTATTTTACGACTACTACAGCGGCGTTCTTTTCGGAAAGAACTAAATGAGTATAAGGGGTTCGATGTGTAATGATACAACGttgcatatatttttctataaatcGACCTTGTTAAAGTAATCCAGCGCCAGTATTTAAACAAATCGAGTTTTAATACTGACACGATTTATCTGCTAAGACCCTGTCAGACGACAATAAAATCGTTATTCGGAACGTGAACGATACATTGGGAAAACAACGTTTTTACTGTTATGCACGTGTGTCCACGAATACTTTGAAGATGGACACGATGGACATAAGATTTCAGGccattaaagtgtttttttctgataATATATAACCTCGCGAAATAAGGTTATTTTAATCGTATATTAAAGTGAATTCCGAATAACACGTTTTCATTAGGAGTAATAGATATACCATGTTCGTATCGTATTTTCTGTGTAAGTGGGTAAGGGAATTAGTTTCTGGATGGAATTTACCGTCGTATTGCAGATGTTGTTTGGTGAGAGCATTGTTGCAGCCGTGTGTTTTGACTGACTCGACTTTTAAGAGATTTAAGCCTTAATCTTaacttaaatgaaattatatcatttaaattgaATAGAGTGTTTTAAATAATCTGAATCATAAACGCATACATGTAGAGTATGACAAAggtttataaacatatacattaaatatttggTGTTTTTCTGTAAGCAAATTGTTACGATTACTCATATAAACCTTGAACTGTTTTGGTACCGTTTTTTTAGACAACATATGTAACCGAGTCCGTGCCCAGGGTACCATTAATCATCCATACACCCCGCACAAGTACATCGTGTGTGGCAAGGAGCTGAACATCATGCAGTGCCCTGGGCAACACGTGCTATGACCACGCCGAGGAAAATTGTGTGCAGTGCAAGGCCGGAGGTACATATTTCttgtaataaaaaaaagtgttacgataatattactactactacttctactactactactactactactactactactactactactactactactactactactactactactactactactactactactactactactactactactactactactactactactactactactactactactactactactactactaatactactactactactactactaataataataataataataataatacttctactactacttctactactacaacaacaacttctactactactacttctactactactactacagctacagctgctactactacttctactactactactactactactactactattactactacaactactactactactactactactactactactactactactactactacttctactactcctactactcctactgatactactacttcttctactactactactactactactactactactactactactactactactactactactactactactactactactactactactactactagtactacaacaactactactactactactactactactactacttctactactactactactactactactactactactactactactactactactactactactactactactactactactactactactactactactactactactactacttctactactacaacaacaactactactactactacttctactactactatttcaactacagctactactactacttctactactattactactactactactactactactactactactactagtactactactactactactactactactactgctgcttttactactactactacttctactactacttcttcttctactactactaatacttctactacttttactactactactactaccactactactactgctactactactactactactactactactactactactactactactactactactactacttctactacaactactactactactacttctacaacaacaactactactactactactattactactactactactatgaaaTATCTGTTAACAACTgatcatataaatatatgaataccCATTGTTTATAACTTCAACACTATATACTCTATATAATTCTAACCatcatttcaattttaaaacacATGATTTAAAGTTCGTAAATCAAGTTGGAAAATATGTGAGGCGTGTCATGCTCGAAAATATTTCACATAGCTTTTTGTCTCGATGAGAGTCAGTCTGAAAATATTGCCAATGTCGTCGTGGGGATACTCCGTTGTTATAATTAGTGTCATATTTAAAAACGAATGTCAGTTGAATGATATATCTTGTTTATGTCAAGAAACAATAATCCTGTTGTTTGATTGCATGAGCGCCTTTAATTCTCAGAAAATGTTACGGTCATatactaaatattatataattttattttgtttgagatttctaattttttaagaaaattattgtgtggtgaacacatgttcttcttttaATCCATAGTGAATAGTTTACCATGATAATATGTCTGCCAATGTCAGTGACGTATCCTGTCAGATAAAAATGATTTTAGAATTGTAATAACCATGTGTTTCATATAAAGCTATAAAAATATCTACACAACTATGATATAGATACAACAACGCACATATGTCACATTTTTCCAACCATACTGATGTATGTGTTTTATGTATTGACTCatgcatgaaataaaaatatgaaacgtTTTGCTTTCGATGAAAAGT
Encoded here:
- the LOC127835515 gene encoding uncharacterized protein LOC127835515, with amino-acid sequence MAHFPKFKKDRRIQVKKTEDANGGSLEVSIKSLQCADQGTYFCAIDTYKMWPLKASISIITPPEDSLRPSFPTEVFEDKVANFSCSGQPGYPSGKLVWKIKHEKDADFKQYDFYSARSNVSDVNCIRSETNTVEYQFDMAWNNTKIRCYIDNTDYFGEGVIRLLPYNICNRVRAQGTINHPYTPHKYIVCGKELNIMQCPGQHVL